A genomic stretch from Cloacibacterium caeni includes:
- the thrS gene encoding threonine--tRNA ligase, protein MIKITLPDGSIREFEGVVTPLEVAKSISEGLARNTISAVVNGKQVEVTTPITEDATLTLLTWNDDLGKKAFWHSSAHILAQSILDFYPNAKLTIGPAIENGFYYDVDFGDESLSEKDFEKIEKKMLENAKKDATFNLYSVSKADALKEYADNPYKTELIENLQDGEITFCTHDNFTDLCRGGHIPSTGIVKAVKILNAAGAYWRGDEKNKQLTRVYGISFPKQKELTEYLDRLEEAKRRDHRKLGKELGIFAFSEKVGAGLPLWLPKGTALRKKLENFLSEAQKKGGYEFVMTPHIGNIELYKTSGHYEKYGADSFQSIKTPNEGEEFFLKPMNCPHHCEIYKTSQWSYKDLPKRYAEFGTVYRYEQSGELHGLTRVRGFTQDDAHLFCTPDQLLKEFEDVIDLVLYVFRSLGFEDFVTQVSLRDKENRSKYIGSEENWEKAENAIITAAQNKGLKTIVEYGEAAFYGPKLDFMVKDALGRSWQLGTIQVDYNLPERFDLWYTGNDNEKHRPIMIHRAPFGSMERFIAILLENTAGDFPLWLSPDQFIILPISEKYVDYAKKVSQLLENHDISGLIDDRNEKTGKKIRDAELKKIPFMLVVGENEEQNGTISVRRRGEGDLGAMKLEDFVTYFKEAAKI, encoded by the coding sequence ATGATTAAAATTACTCTTCCAGACGGAAGCATTCGTGAGTTTGAAGGTGTAGTTACACCTCTAGAAGTTGCAAAATCTATATCTGAAGGTTTGGCTAGAAACACTATTTCTGCTGTGGTAAACGGCAAACAAGTAGAAGTCACGACGCCAATTACAGAAGATGCTACGCTTACGTTGCTCACGTGGAATGATGATTTAGGAAAGAAAGCTTTTTGGCATTCTTCAGCACACATTTTGGCTCAATCTATTTTAGATTTTTATCCAAATGCTAAATTAACCATCGGTCCTGCAATTGAAAACGGGTTTTATTATGATGTAGATTTCGGTGATGAATCTCTTTCGGAAAAAGATTTTGAAAAAATCGAGAAAAAAATGCTCGAAAACGCTAAAAAAGATGCGACTTTCAATCTTTATTCGGTTTCTAAAGCAGATGCACTGAAAGAATATGCAGACAATCCGTACAAAACTGAATTAATCGAAAATTTACAAGACGGCGAAATCACTTTCTGTACGCATGATAACTTTACAGACCTTTGTAGAGGTGGTCACATTCCAAGTACAGGAATCGTAAAAGCTGTAAAAATTCTTAATGCAGCGGGAGCATATTGGAGAGGAGACGAAAAAAACAAGCAATTGACTAGAGTTTATGGAATTTCTTTCCCTAAACAAAAAGAATTGACAGAATATCTCGATAGATTAGAAGAAGCAAAAAGAAGAGACCACAGAAAACTAGGAAAAGAACTAGGAATCTTCGCATTTTCTGAAAAAGTAGGTGCTGGTTTACCACTTTGGTTGCCAAAAGGAACTGCACTAAGAAAAAAATTAGAAAATTTCCTTTCAGAAGCTCAGAAAAAAGGTGGTTATGAGTTTGTAATGACTCCTCATATTGGGAATATTGAATTGTACAAAACTTCTGGTCACTACGAAAAATATGGAGCAGATTCTTTCCAATCCATTAAAACTCCAAACGAAGGCGAAGAATTTTTCTTAAAACCAATGAACTGTCCGCATCACTGCGAGATTTATAAAACTTCTCAATGGTCTTATAAAGATTTACCTAAGAGATATGCAGAATTCGGAACGGTTTACAGATACGAGCAATCTGGTGAATTACACGGTTTAACCAGAGTAAGAGGTTTCACTCAAGATGATGCGCACTTATTCTGTACACCAGACCAATTATTAAAAGAGTTTGAAGATGTAATTGACTTGGTTCTTTACGTTTTCAGAAGCTTAGGATTTGAAGATTTCGTGACTCAAGTTTCACTTAGAGACAAAGAAAACAGATCTAAATATATCGGTTCTGAAGAAAATTGGGAAAAAGCAGAAAATGCAATCATCACTGCTGCGCAAAATAAAGGTCTTAAAACCATCGTAGAATACGGAGAAGCTGCATTCTATGGCCCTAAACTAGACTTTATGGTAAAAGATGCTTTAGGCAGAAGTTGGCAATTAGGAACCATTCAGGTAGATTACAATTTACCAGAGAGATTTGACCTTTGGTACACTGGTAATGACAATGAAAAACACAGACCCATAATGATTCACAGAGCACCATTTGGTTCTATGGAACGTTTCATTGCGATTCTACTAGAAAACACTGCAGGAGATTTCCCACTTTGGCTAAGTCCAGACCAATTTATCATTCTGCCTATTTCTGAAAAATATGTAGATTATGCTAAAAAAGTTTCACAATTATTAGAAAATCACGATATTAGCGGATTAATTGACGACAGAAACGAAAAAACAGGTAAGAAAATTCGTGATGCAGAATTGAAGAAAATTCCGTTTATGTTAGTGGTAGGAGAAAATGAAGAACAAAACGGCACCATTTCTGTAAGAAGACGTGGAGAAGGTGATTTAGGAGCGATGAAATTAGAAGATTTCGTAACCTATTTCAAAGAAGCGGCAAAAATCTAA
- a CDS encoding DUF4230 domain-containing protein, with amino-acid sequence MNYIKQIIGFTLGVILTLLLVYFFRNIGKNDDQVSTDYYVLTNQISKMNKMVVIEQDFSNLQKTKITNQLFGIKGLPSSEKEIVIFTKAKAQVTYDLKKMKIEVDSVDKNLIIKEIPNADIKIFTDAEITSLDDSFFDRFSEEDFKRITNNARKNAEKTVDQNKLRTEGRKQLMTNLNEIFVLAKALNYEIVDETQSFDLSKF; translated from the coding sequence ATGAATTACATTAAACAAATCATTGGTTTTACCTTAGGTGTAATCCTTACTTTATTGCTCGTTTATTTTTTTAGAAATATTGGCAAAAATGACGACCAAGTTTCTACAGATTACTATGTGCTCACCAACCAAATTTCTAAAATGAATAAAATGGTGGTGATAGAACAAGATTTTTCAAACTTGCAAAAAACCAAAATCACCAATCAACTTTTTGGAATTAAAGGTTTACCTTCCAGCGAAAAAGAAATCGTGATTTTCACCAAAGCAAAAGCGCAAGTAACTTATGATTTGAAAAAAATGAAAATCGAAGTTGATTCTGTTGATAAAAACCTGATTATCAAAGAAATCCCAAATGCTGACATCAAGATTTTTACTGATGCGGAAATCACTTCGCTTGACGATTCATTTTTCGACCGTTTCTCCGAAGAAGATTTCAAAAGAATCACCAATAATGCTAGAAAAAACGCCGAAAAAACCGTTGACCAAAATAAATTGAGAACAGAAGGCAGAAAACAATTAATGACGAATCTGAATGAAATTTTCGTTTTAGCGAAAGCATTAAATTATGAAATCGTAGACGAAACGCAAAGTTTTGATTTGTCTAAATTCTAG
- a CDS encoding TlpA family protein disulfide reductase — protein MKKIITLIILGMALNSCAQKVIINREIDTPEYGKMLLGNQSLDQFQKEPYKAWYDENYTIYPIDKTALESLKKEKINSYNIIVFLGTWCGDSKRNFPRLMKILEETKFPESKLQIIGVNRQKQAPDGEEVKYNITHVPTIIVEKYGKEIGRITEEPETGFIEKDLLNIIKK, from the coding sequence ATGAAAAAAATAATCACATTAATTATTTTAGGTATGGCACTTAATTCTTGCGCTCAAAAAGTAATCATCAATAGAGAAATTGATACTCCAGAATACGGAAAAATGCTTCTAGGAAACCAATCTTTAGACCAATTTCAAAAAGAACCTTATAAAGCTTGGTATGATGAAAATTACACCATTTATCCTATCGATAAAACTGCTCTTGAAAGTTTAAAGAAAGAAAAAATCAATTCATATAATATCATTGTATTTCTAGGAACTTGGTGCGGAGACAGCAAAAGAAATTTCCCTAGATTGATGAAAATTTTAGAAGAAACCAAATTCCCTGAAAGCAAACTCCAAATCATTGGGGTAAACAGACAGAAACAAGCTCCAGATGGCGAAGAAGTAAAATATAACATTACGCACGTTCCTACCATAATTGTAGAAAAATATGGCAAGGAAATTGGTAGAATAACCGAAGAACCAGAAACTGGTTTTATTGAAAAAGATTTATTGAACATTATCAAAAAATAA
- a CDS encoding pyrophosphohydrolase domain-containing protein — protein MKKIDSLNQVAEFHRTFNAPILENPQIPSAERCNLRIALLQEELNELKQAIEDQDIVEIADALCDLQYVLSGAVLEFGLGEKFVDLFNEVQRSNMSKACDTEEQAQETVEYYTSRGEEAYYEKSGDKYNVHRVSDNKVLKNKYYSSANLKSILEK, from the coding sequence ATGAAAAAAATTGACAGTTTAAACCAAGTTGCAGAATTTCACAGAACTTTTAACGCACCTATTTTAGAAAATCCACAGATTCCTTCTGCAGAAAGATGCAACCTAAGAATAGCTTTACTTCAGGAAGAATTAAACGAACTGAAACAAGCCATTGAAGACCAAGACATCGTAGAAATTGCAGATGCACTTTGTGATTTACAATATGTACTTTCTGGCGCAGTTCTTGAATTTGGTTTAGGCGAAAAATTTGTAGATTTGTTTAATGAAGTGCAACGTTCTAACATGTCAAAAGCTTGTGATACAGAAGAACAAGCCCAAGAAACTGTAGAATATTACACTTCAAGAGGAGAAGAAGCTTATTACGAAAAATCTGGAGATAAATATAATGTACACAGAGTTTCAGACAATAAAGTTTTAAAAAATAAGTACTATTCTAGTGCAAATCTCAAAAGTATATTAGAAAAATAA
- a CDS encoding acyl-CoA dehydrogenase family protein, with protein sequence MNTEILNNLKMIAETARDFAEVNIRPHIMEWDESQTFPVDLFHKLGEMGFMGIIIPEEYGGSGLGYHEYVTILDEISQVDPSIGLSVAAHNSLCTNHIYEFGNEEQRKKWLPKLASGQVIGAWGLTEHNTGSDAGGMSTTAVKNGDEWIINGAKNFITHAISGDIAVVMTRTGDKGAPNNSTAFVLEKGMQGFTSGRKENKLGMRASETAELIFDNVRIPDSHRLGEVGDGFKQAMKILDGGRISIAALSLGIARGAYKAALKYAQERHQFGKSISSFQAVNFMLADMATEIDAAELLIQRASELKNNKQKMTKEGAMAKLYASEACVRIANNALQIFGGYGYTKDFPAEKYYRDSKLCTIGEGTSEIQRLVIGREITR encoded by the coding sequence ATGAACACAGAAATATTAAATAATCTCAAAATGATAGCCGAAACTGCAAGAGATTTTGCAGAAGTAAACATTAGACCTCACATTATGGAATGGGACGAAAGTCAAACTTTCCCCGTAGATTTATTCCATAAATTAGGCGAAATGGGATTTATGGGAATCATCATTCCAGAAGAATATGGAGGTTCTGGATTGGGCTATCATGAATACGTAACTATTTTAGATGAAATTTCACAAGTAGACCCTTCTATTGGTCTTTCTGTAGCTGCTCATAATTCACTTTGCACCAATCATATCTATGAATTTGGAAATGAAGAACAAAGAAAAAAATGGTTACCAAAATTAGCGAGTGGTCAAGTGATTGGAGCTTGGGGTTTAACAGAGCATAATACAGGTTCTGATGCAGGAGGAATGTCTACCACCGCTGTTAAAAATGGTGATGAATGGATTATCAATGGTGCTAAAAACTTCATCACTCATGCTATTTCTGGAGATATTGCCGTAGTAATGACCAGAACTGGCGATAAAGGAGCTCCTAACAATTCTACTGCTTTCGTTCTAGAAAAAGGAATGCAAGGATTTACATCTGGTAGAAAAGAAAATAAATTAGGAATGCGAGCTTCTGAAACTGCAGAATTGATTTTTGACAATGTAAGAATTCCAGATTCTCATAGATTAGGAGAAGTAGGTGATGGTTTTAAACAAGCTATGAAAATCCTTGATGGAGGTAGAATCTCTATTGCAGCACTGAGTTTAGGAATTGCAAGAGGTGCTTATAAAGCCGCTCTGAAATATGCTCAAGAAAGACATCAATTCGGAAAATCTATTTCTAGTTTCCAAGCAGTAAACTTTATGCTGGCTGATATGGCAACAGAAATAGATGCTGCAGAATTACTCATCCAAAGAGCATCAGAACTTAAAAATAATAAGCAAAAAATGACCAAAGAAGGCGCTATGGCAAAACTTTATGCTTCTGAAGCTTGTGTAAGAATTGCGAATAATGCCCTTCAGATTTTTGGTGGTTACGGCTATACTAAAGACTTCCCAGCGGAAAAATACTACAGAGATTCTAAACTTTGCACCATAGGAGAAGGAACTTCTGAAATCCAAAGATTAGTCATTGGTAGAGAAATTACAAGATAA
- a CDS encoding endonuclease — MKKFLLFLFIVPISYCAQIPVGYYNGTEGLTGYALKSKVHEIISQKIFSYSYSQIGPLYAYTDLDKYYENDNTVLDIYSEKPTEADSYNYNLTQNISTATAEGQGWNREHGMPQSTFYGIYPMYSDIHYLVPADAYINQRRSNFPYARNNGENITFTNGSKLGKSTTPGYTNTVYEPIDEFKGDVARYLLYFAVRYEGNLNLYNHQLSTMPLDGSEEKAFEGWYITMLKDWNELDPVSQKERDRNNAVFAIQKIRNPFIDHPEWVNMIWSETPDAIAPQAPTNLSISQVGKNFFTFSWTPSSDTDVLGYKVYVNGTYVKYSKTNSVTIDRLSPSTAYNVTVKAYDKGYLLSPDSNQVSATTLSSDNFAKDLMITKYIEGTTSSTSDVYNTAIEITNLTGHDVNLGNYYLNIEFKSSTSYYLSDPYQLEGKIAHGESIVIINPKSNFDAVDVNQYKFVTNSTPLTFTGSQYVELSYGIKTIKTVSTNNYQMLFETVDAIGSRGISNTNANKSLYRNTNVNNPNSTFTASEWTEYGMNYATGLGSFLAANEPEKVELAFAIYPNPVSEKLYATGKNLSKVSKVEVYDISGKLLQIIPKAFENNNYIDVSSYRSGVYFIVIDGVSYKFIKN, encoded by the coding sequence ATGAAGAAGTTTTTACTATTTTTATTTATCGTGCCAATAAGTTATTGTGCACAGATTCCTGTTGGTTATTATAACGGAACTGAAGGATTAACTGGATATGCATTAAAAAGTAAAGTGCATGAAATTATTTCACAAAAAATATTTTCTTACAGTTATAGTCAAATAGGACCGCTGTATGCTTATACAGATTTAGATAAATATTATGAAAATGATAATACCGTTTTAGATATTTATTCTGAAAAACCAACGGAAGCAGACAGTTATAATTATAATTTAACACAGAATATAAGTACTGCAACAGCTGAAGGGCAAGGCTGGAATAGAGAGCATGGAATGCCACAAAGTACATTTTATGGAATTTATCCTATGTATTCTGATATTCATTACTTGGTTCCAGCAGATGCATACATTAACCAAAGAAGAAGTAATTTTCCTTATGCTAGAAATAATGGCGAAAATATAACATTTACTAATGGTAGTAAACTAGGTAAATCTACTACACCAGGATATACCAATACGGTTTATGAACCCATAGATGAATTCAAAGGAGATGTGGCGAGATATTTATTGTATTTTGCAGTAAGATACGAAGGAAATCTGAACCTTTATAATCATCAACTTTCTACTATGCCTCTTGATGGAAGCGAAGAAAAAGCTTTTGAAGGTTGGTACATTACTATGCTTAAAGATTGGAATGAACTAGACCCTGTTTCTCAGAAAGAAAGAGATAGAAATAATGCAGTATTTGCTATTCAAAAAATAAGAAATCCTTTTATAGACCATCCAGAATGGGTAAATATGATTTGGAGTGAGACACCAGATGCAATAGCTCCTCAAGCTCCCACTAATTTGTCGATTTCGCAAGTAGGCAAGAATTTTTTTACCTTTTCGTGGACGCCAAGTTCAGATACAGATGTATTAGGATATAAAGTTTATGTAAATGGAACTTATGTAAAATATTCTAAAACCAATTCGGTTACCATTGATAGATTATCTCCTTCTACGGCATATAATGTGACTGTAAAAGCTTATGATAAAGGATATTTACTTTCTCCAGATAGTAATCAAGTTTCTGCAACTACTTTGTCGAGTGATAATTTTGCTAAAGATTTAATGATTACCAAATATATAGAAGGAACTACAAGTAGTACTTCTGATGTTTACAATACTGCTATTGAAATTACTAATCTTACTGGTCACGATGTGAATTTAGGTAACTATTATTTAAATATAGAATTTAAAAGTTCTACATCTTATTATTTATCAGATCCTTATCAATTAGAAGGGAAAATTGCTCACGGTGAAAGTATTGTGATTATTAATCCTAAATCTAATTTTGATGCAGTAGATGTTAATCAATATAAATTTGTGACCAATTCTACACCATTAACCTTTACGGGAAGTCAATATGTAGAACTTTCTTATGGTATCAAAACTATTAAAACCGTTTCTACCAATAATTATCAAATGCTATTTGAAACGGTAGATGCTATAGGTTCTAGAGGAATTTCTAATACGAATGCCAATAAATCACTTTACAGAAATACTAATGTAAATAATCCTAATAGTACATTTACTGCTTCTGAATGGACAGAATACGGAATGAATTATGCAACAGGATTAGGTAGTTTCTTAGCTGCAAATGAACCTGAAAAAGTAGAATTAGCGTTTGCAATTTATCCAAATCCAGTTTCTGAAAAGCTCTATGCAACTGGTAAAAATCTTTCTAAAGTTTCAAAAGTAGAAGTGTATGATATTTCAGGAAAACTTCTACAAATTATTCCAAAAGCTTTTGAAAATAATAACTATATAGATGTTTCTTCCTACAGATCAGGAGTGTATTTTATAGTAATAGACGGTGTCTCTTATAAGTTCATAAAGAATTAA
- a CDS encoding helix-hairpin-helix domain-containing protein — MKPKLPFEIRKKQFYALSLLGIFIVIFQLSYLVYKGKQETKFPEIHFTNSNEPQIFLTEFDPNQLNEKQWKNLGFTGKQVKTILKYKEIVGGNFTSKEQLKKCYSISEEKFAELEPYILLPENNSKNSQKNFTKFEHKELQIKGKFNPDEYSQKDWAKLGFSEKQAAAIIKYKQYLGGSFVSKEKFKECFIISPENYQKLSPFLLLPEKTPENFERKYQNIASEKPKIQYFEFDPNTLDTNGWQKLGFSEKQALVIVNYRERNLKGSFKSLEDIKKCFVISEEKFNELKPYIKLNFIQKTSENTAQNLPEKAKPTTDFSKTDLNKITFQQLIEFGFDEKSAASFIGFRNKLGGFMKSSQILETYNIDKNLAEKLINASPLNNMNVQKFSLLDAPEDWLKNHPYFRYYANKIIYYRISFPKESVIFEKMKAKPEDEAKMRLYLK, encoded by the coding sequence ATGAAACCCAAATTACCTTTTGAAATAAGGAAAAAACAATTCTATGCTCTCTCTTTACTCGGAATTTTCATTGTTATATTTCAATTAAGCTATCTTGTTTACAAAGGAAAACAAGAAACAAAATTCCCTGAAATTCATTTTACAAATAGCAACGAACCTCAAATTTTTCTTACAGAATTTGACCCAAATCAGCTCAATGAAAAACAATGGAAAAACTTAGGTTTTACTGGCAAACAAGTAAAAACTATTTTAAAATATAAGGAAATTGTTGGCGGAAATTTCACTTCTAAAGAACAACTGAAAAAGTGTTATTCTATCTCCGAAGAAAAGTTTGCAGAACTAGAACCTTACATTCTTTTACCAGAAAACAATTCTAAAAATTCACAAAAAAATTTTACGAAATTTGAGCATAAAGAGCTCCAAATTAAAGGTAAATTCAATCCAGACGAATATTCTCAAAAAGATTGGGCAAAATTAGGTTTTTCGGAGAAACAAGCTGCTGCAATCATTAAGTACAAGCAATATTTAGGAGGAAGTTTTGTGAGTAAAGAAAAATTTAAAGAATGCTTCATCATCAGTCCAGAAAATTACCAAAAACTCTCTCCTTTCTTGCTTCTTCCAGAAAAAACACCCGAAAATTTTGAAAGAAAATACCAAAATATAGCTTCCGAAAAACCGAAAATTCAATATTTCGAATTTGACCCAAACACTTTAGATACAAATGGTTGGCAAAAATTAGGTTTTAGCGAAAAACAGGCTTTAGTTATTGTAAATTATAGAGAGCGAAATCTAAAAGGCAGTTTTAAATCACTAGAAGACATAAAGAAATGTTTTGTGATTTCAGAGGAAAAATTTAATGAATTAAAACCTTATATTAAATTGAATTTCATTCAAAAAACTTCAGAAAATACAGCACAAAACCTTCCTGAAAAGGCTAAACCAACTACTGATTTCAGTAAAACTGATTTGAATAAAATAACGTTTCAGCAACTTATAGAATTTGGTTTTGATGAAAAATCTGCTGCAAGTTTCATTGGTTTTAGAAATAAACTGGGTGGTTTTATGAAAAGTAGTCAGATTTTAGAAACGTATAATATTGACAAAAATTTAGCGGAGAAACTTATCAATGCCTCTCCGCTAAATAATATGAATGTTCAAAAGTTTAGTTTATTAGATGCTCCAGAAGATTGGTTGAAAAACCATCCTTATTTCAGATATTATGCCAATAAAATCATCTATTACAGAATTAGTTTCCCGAAAGAATCTGTCATTTTTGAAAAGATGAAAGCAAAACCCGAAGATGAAGCTAAAATGCGATTATACCTAAAATAA
- a CDS encoding MerR family transcriptional regulator produces the protein MKLNLPDKLYYSIGEVSKAFGVNASLIRYWEQEFPIIKPKKNKKGNRYFTPEDIKNLKIIYHLVKEKGYTLDGARIALTTNQKINETVEVLDRLEFVKSELLKLKNSLLDRDEAV, from the coding sequence ATGAAACTCAATTTACCAGACAAATTATACTATTCTATAGGAGAAGTTTCAAAAGCTTTCGGTGTAAATGCTTCCTTAATCAGATATTGGGAGCAAGAATTTCCTATTATAAAACCTAAGAAAAACAAAAAAGGAAACCGTTATTTTACTCCAGAAGACATCAAAAATCTTAAAATCATTTATCATCTCGTAAAAGAAAAGGGTTATACTTTAGACGGAGCCAGAATTGCACTTACTACCAATCAAAAAATCAATGAAACGGTAGAAGTTTTAGACCGTTTAGAATTTGTAAAATCTGAACTTTTGAAACTCAAAAACTCTTTATTGGATAGAGACGAAGCCGTTTAA
- a CDS encoding SMP-30/gluconolactonase/LRE family protein produces the protein MFKKITALFFAFLLIVNCTSKKSIISNNLVQKNAEIELISSQFSFTEGPAADAFGNVYFTDQPNDKIYVWNWKTNQIEEFLDKTGRANGTFFDQKGNLLTCSDENGEIWKINEDGVAEVLTTNFEGKRLNGPNDLWVDENNGIYFTDPLYVRDYWKNFKQEIQEKNLYYRNSDGKITKLDTFTQPNGIVGSQVLKKLYVSDIDAHKTYVYDIQGDGKLTNKKLFCNLGSDGMTLDNLGNLYITGNGVTVFNNNGEQIHHISVPENWTANVTFGGENFSTLFITASKSVYTLKMNVSGIK, from the coding sequence ATGTTTAAAAAAATCACTGCACTTTTCTTCGCTTTCTTACTGATTGTAAATTGTACTTCTAAAAAATCCATAATATCAAACAATTTGGTTCAAAAAAATGCAGAAATAGAGCTTATTTCCAGCCAATTTAGCTTCACAGAAGGTCCAGCTGCTGATGCATTTGGAAATGTTTATTTTACAGACCAACCAAATGATAAAATTTATGTTTGGAACTGGAAAACCAATCAAATTGAAGAATTTCTAGATAAAACAGGAAGAGCAAATGGAACTTTTTTTGACCAAAAAGGAAATTTACTGACGTGTTCTGATGAAAACGGAGAAATTTGGAAAATCAACGAAGATGGAGTAGCAGAAGTGTTAACCACCAATTTTGAAGGCAAAAGATTAAATGGTCCTAATGATTTATGGGTAGATGAAAACAACGGAATTTACTTTACAGACCCTTTATATGTGAGAGATTATTGGAAAAATTTCAAACAAGAAATTCAAGAAAAAAACTTGTATTACAGAAATTCTGATGGTAAAATTACCAAATTAGATACTTTTACTCAACCCAATGGAATTGTAGGAAGTCAGGTATTGAAAAAATTGTACGTTTCTGATATTGATGCTCATAAAACTTATGTGTATGACATTCAAGGAGATGGGAAATTAACAAATAAAAAATTATTTTGTAATTTAGGTTCAGACGGAATGACTTTAGATAATCTAGGAAATCTTTATATTACTGGAAATGGTGTGACGGTTTTTAATAATAATGGAGAACAAATTCATCATATTTCTGTGCCAGAAAATTGGACGGCAAATGTAACTTTCGGTGGCGAAAATTTCTCTACTCTGTTTATAACCGCTTCAAAATCAGTTTACACGTTGAAAATGAATGTTTCAGGAATTAAATAA
- a CDS encoding DEAD/DEAH box helicase, with product MELQPIYEKLQIQEMNQMQKSTFQASENEQDIILLSPTGSGKTLAFLFPMLRNLQKDISGIQAIILVPARELALQIEQVFKNMGTDFKVTICYGGHDKKIEINNLTQAPAVLIGTPGRIAYHLKNNNFEPKTIKTLVLDEFDKALELGFEEDMNFIINSLKNISQRFLTSATAMDNIPKFVGLENEKTINFLKLGEAKPNIQLKKVMTIPEEKLETLFKLICKIGNKRTLIFCNHRDAVDRISELLREKGIDRETFHGGMEQDERERALLKFRNDSTRILITTDLASRGLDIPEVESIVHYQLPPKEDAFIHRNGRTARMHAKGFAYLIMTEEENFPFIKGNTPEENITENYRIPAKTPFQTIYISAGKKDKVNKVDIVGYLIKKGELAKEDVGIIEVKDTTSYVAVARNKVKDVLKKLANEKLKGKKIKMEIAY from the coding sequence ATGGAATTACAACCAATTTATGAAAAACTGCAGATTCAGGAAATGAATCAAATGCAGAAATCTACCTTTCAAGCATCTGAAAACGAACAAGATATCATTTTGCTTTCCCCAACAGGTTCGGGAAAAACGCTCGCATTTTTGTTTCCTATGCTTAGAAATTTACAAAAAGACATTTCGGGAATTCAAGCGATTATTCTGGTTCCGGCAAGAGAATTGGCACTGCAAATAGAACAAGTTTTCAAAAATATGGGAACTGATTTTAAGGTAACTATTTGTTATGGCGGTCACGATAAAAAAATTGAAATCAATAATCTTACTCAGGCTCCTGCTGTTTTAATTGGGACGCCAGGAAGAATTGCTTATCACCTCAAAAATAATAATTTCGAGCCGAAAACCATTAAAACTTTGGTTTTAGATGAATTTGACAAAGCTTTAGAATTAGGCTTTGAAGAAGACATGAATTTCATTATCAATTCTTTAAAAAACATTTCTCAGCGTTTTCTTACTTCTGCTACTGCGATGGATAATATCCCAAAATTTGTAGGATTAGAAAATGAAAAGACCATCAACTTTTTAAAATTAGGCGAAGCAAAACCTAATATTCAATTAAAAAAAGTGATGACGATTCCAGAAGAAAAACTGGAAACACTTTTTAAACTCATTTGCAAAATCGGGAACAAAAGAACGCTAATTTTCTGCAATCACAGAGATGCTGTGGATAGAATTTCTGAACTTTTAAGGGAAAAAGGCATCGATAGAGAAACGTTTCACGGTGGTATGGAACAAGACGAAAGAGAACGCGCTTTGCTAAAATTCAGAAACGATTCTACCCGAATTTTAATTACTACAGACTTGGCTTCCAGAGGTTTAGATATTCCCGAAGTAGAATCTATTGTACATTATCAGTTGCCACCAAAAGAAGATGCTTTTATCCACAGAAACGGAAGAACTGCAAGAATGCACGCTAAAGGTTTTGCGTATTTAATTATGACTGAGGAAGAAAATTTCCCTTTCATTAAAGGAAATACGCCAGAAGAAAACATCACTGAAAATTACAGAATTCCTGCAAAAACTCCTTTCCAAACGATTTATATAAGCGCAGGAAAAAAAGATAAAGTCAACAAAGTAGATATTGTAGGTTACCTTATCAAAAAAGGAGAATTAGCCAAAGAAGATGTCGGTATTATTGAAGTAAAAGACACCACTTCTTACGTTGCAGTTGCGAGGAATAAAGTAAAGGATGTTCTGAAAAAACTTGCCAATGAAAAGCTAAAAGGCAAGAAAATAAAAATGGAAATTGCTTATTAA